In Microcebus murinus isolate Inina chromosome 29, M.murinus_Inina_mat1.0, whole genome shotgun sequence, the DNA window AATACATCGCCTCCTCCCGCCGTCCTCCCCAAATCACCCACCACGGCGTCTGGCACATAAATAAAAGGAAcgcaatacatatttattgaaggaattgGCTGCCTAATGACCACCCACTCTCCTGGGGCTGTACACGGGGCGCCAGATCCCGGGCGCTGGCAGGCGCCGCGCGTGGCATGCGGCGTGTCGCATGTGGCGCGCACCCGCCTTGCCGCTCCGCGGGGCGGCCTCGGCGCCCCTGTGTTTCCAGGCCGCGCTCCCCAAGTCACGCGCCAGCACAATGAGTCTGTTACGATAACTTATTTTTCAAGTCTAACGTTTAATTTAATCCCTGTCCCCAAAACACTTTTCCTGGCTCCATCTCCTAGCTCCCTAGCCCGTTTATTAGGCCTTTTATTGGGGCCATGGTCCAATTCAGGAAATAGGAAAAACCTGACACCGAAGGAATTTGGAAATGAACAGGAAGGACGGAGGGTGAGAAATTTATTCAGCTTTCTTCAAAATTCCTAAAGAAGCTCCAACCGCCTTGGGAGTGCTTGAGGGCTGAGGCCggtggggagaggggctgtgTGGAGGGGACCCTCCGGTGGGGAGACTCGCTTCTCGGATTCTGTGGCGCGGCAGGCGGGTGGAAAGGGACAGCGCCTTCCTGCGGGAGGGACAAGTGTGGGGTCGCTCGGGCTCCAAGGCCTTGCAGGCACTGGGGCACCGAGTGGGCGCTGGGTGACGGGAAGGAGCAGGAAAGGAAGTGTGGTGTCACCTGTCCCCACCACTGGCTGCGTGCGTGTGTGTCAACCCTCTCCCGCGTTTCTCCGCCTCCCCGTTCCTCCTCCGAGTCCTGCAGCGCTGCGCTGCCCCGTGACTCCGAGTCGCCCGGGGTCGCCGGGTCTCCGTCTCCATCCTGCTCGGAGCCCGGCTCCTGCGTCTCGCAGCGTCCCGCACTCTCGGCCGCGGCCCGGTCCTCCGAAGGCGTGCGTGCTTGGGGGGACAGTAGGGGCCACCACGCCAGCACTGAAGCTCCGTTAGTAAAAACAGCCGTGCACCCATCACCGCCGGGGCCCGCCCGCCCCAGGCGCACCGTCGGTGCGTCGCCGCGCGGCGACCCTCCCGGACAGCTGCGGCAGCGACAGCAGCTGCGCCGCGGCGCGGACCTCCCCGCGCTCTCCCTTCCCCGCCCGGGGTCGCCCcggtccccaccccacccccaccccgccgccTCCTCTCGTGTCGCCCTCTCGCGGGCCGCGCGCTCGCCGGGGACGGCTCCGCGCTACTCACTCGGCGGCTCGGCCCCGCCGCCCGGGCGCGGCGGCCAAGAGGCGCGGGGTGCGCGGGTGCGGGACCGGAGGCTCGATGGGGGCGGCGTGGCAGAGCCCGCCCCCTCCCAGCCGCGACCCCCGCCCGCTCTCCTCCCCTAACCCGCCTGCCGGCGACCGCGACACCTGGGCagggcgggcggcgcggcggcgggcgcgggcccgGCCGCGGGGAGAgcgcggcgcgggggcggggcgcggggagcCCCCCCCCCGGCGCTGAGCGACGCGCGCGCCGGCCAATGAGCGCGCGGGCCCGCGACGCggggcgggcggccggggcgccgcgggagggcggcggcggcggcggcggcggcggcgcggggggcggggccgggggaggaaggggcggcggcgggggcggcgcggcggcggcgcagGGCTGGGTCGTGCGGGACTGTCTGCCGGTGTCCGCGGCCGGCCGAGCGAgcggcgcgggggcgcggggcgcggcgggACGTCTCGGCGGCGGCGCTCGGCGTggggcggcagcggcggcggcgcgcgTCTCGCTGCGGGGACGCCGAGTGCGGCTGGCGGCGCTGACAGCGGCGGCCTTGCCTCTCCCGCCTCGCCCCCGGCCCTCCCCATGTGATCGGTCTTAATCCCGGCCGAGAGCGCGCGCGGGGCTCCATTCCGCGGCGCCGGTCTGCGAGCCGGTGGGTGCTCCAGCGCCTCTCGCGTCCCTCCCCCGGAGCGCAGAGGACCGGGAGGCGTGCTCGGGCATCGATCGGGGACCCACGCGCGGCGGACGCGGGGCGCGGCGGACGCGGGCGAGCGGCAACTTTGAGCCGGCGCGGAGCGCAGAGCCCACCGCGGGCGCAGCGGCAGCGGCGGCTCGAGCGTTGGCCCGCCGTGCGGTCGGGTGTGCAGTCGGACGGACGCGCAGCGCCTCGCTGACCCCGGCGGCTGGAGATGTCCGAGCCCAAGGCACTTGATCCCAAGTTGTCGACGACCGACAGGGTGGTGAAAGGTAAGCGGGCGCCCGCGGGTGCCCCGAGTGCCGCAGGCGccgccgcctcccctcccccgcctgggTCTCCGCGCCCGGCCGCGGACCTTCTAGGATGTCGTGCAACCCGCgaccctcccccgcccccgcgccccgcctgGCCCCACTCGGGACATTTTTGCGGACGGGGGCGTCAGTTGGCCCAGGGCTGAGCCGGGGGtaggcggcgggggcggcggcgggggcgggaggggcgcTGGGGTGGCTGCTGGCAGGGTGTAGCTGCTGTGACAGAAATAGGAAGTGGGTGGCTGCTCGCAGGTTTGCATGGGATCGggtttatggttttcttttgcaGAGGGAGGGGTGAgttatggcttttaaaaaattaacatggcATTTTTATGCGGCCGTGGCTTTCCAGCGCCCGCTGGCTCGCGGGGCTCGCGGGCGCTCCATTGCAGCAGTTCCGTGCGCGCCCCCCCTCCCCGGGAAGGCCTGCACCGGGCTCGCGAGAGCGCGGGAGAGCGTGGGGGGGCCGCTTCCTtccgcgcggggcgggggcggcgcggctgcggggcgcggggggcggggagcACCCGCGGGCCCGCCGCGCCGGGATTCCCCCGCAGGCCCGGGGGAGTCGTGGAGGCCGTTCTCCCGCCCCCTCgccaccccgcccggccgccGTGGCTCCCGGGGGGCTCCCCGCTCGTGCACACCTCCCGAGGGTAGCCTCGCCTCGCGGTCCTCCCTGCCCCGCACCCCTTTGGTAACGGGCTGCTGGCTCCTAGTGTCGCCTTTCCTCCCCGCCCGGGACCGTGGCCGCTGGCCGGGGTGGCTCTGGGGTGCTGGCAAAGAGAAGCAGGGCTGTGATGAGGAAGGCGCAGGTAGTGGTCGCGGGTCCCCACTGCACATGGACCCCAGGTGGAGGGGGAGGAACCGTCCTGCGAATCCTGGAAGGATGAGGCCACAGGGCAGATCCGCCAGGATGGAGTAGTGTCTCTTATTCCCGGGGTCAGGACAGCCGGCAGAGCAGGGATGGGCACGGGCCATGCGCGGTGCTGGCCTCTGGAATTGCAAACAGCACTGGCTGGTGTAGACAGGGaagtgtgtctgtctgtctgtccgtctcTGGAACAGAGCTGGTATCTGACGCGGCCAGTGCGTGCAGCTAGAGTGCAAGCAGTGAAGTCATCTGCTCCGTGCACACTTAGGTGAAGTCACCCAGCACCCTATAGAGACTCTGGACATAAGTTCCTCTGGGCTTTCAGAAATAATCTTTGCTCCTTTTAGTTTTTCTAAGGAATTTTTATGTGtgcgtggtggtggtggtaggggaaattgtgttcttttttgagaaagaacaaaatatctaCTTTTGTTTTGATTATATTGGAATCATTCCTGCTTCAGTGCAAGATTCAGAGACCCATGAAAATAACGAGGAAAGAGCTCTGCAAAAGTGATTTGAATTAGGATTACAGATAGATGCAcaactatttaatttttcctgCAACTATGGCTTCTCATGTAGTCAATTCAAATTCATTAATAGAGCTATCTATGTTTGACATTTTCATATgttgacattttcaaaaattaagacCTTTTGGGGAAATATCCGAGAATGACAAATATCTCCCTAGTATGTTAAGCTTAGGTGTAGCTCCAATCTGTAGGTTAATACAACCCATTTTCAAAACAACATAAAGATTGTAATTCAAGTGATACCATTAAAtgttttagcaataaaaaaacacactcctgtgcacacacacagtcacattCCCTGCTTTAAATCACAAAATGTATATTCTTAATGTAAGTGTAAGGTTGTCATCTGGTGAACAATGTTAAAATAATTGTTCATCCATTCTTGCTTTGTGTCTTTTCCAGTTAATACGGAAGAGTCCTTCTTCAGTCATTCCATAGTTATTTTGCCTTGCTTTTTCctaatgctattattattataaatgactttttaattataaGTACATACACCCAGCCATCATtccaaaaatttaatttacatactTTTGCAGAACTGAAATGCAAATGTGGGTAATagactcaaaatagaaaaataaatgttgcatTTGTTTTGATAGGGATCTGGATGTCAACTGTTAAATGTGAAATTGTGATTATAGAAAAAGTTTTGTTGGTGAATCCTGATTTTAAGGTGGGCCCACTGCTACTATTTCTCTTATGTTTCCTTGTAGACTTTAGCTTGTTGGCTCGAAAGGCATCATCCAAAGTTGTGTTCGACATTTTGTCATACTTAAGATTTTTATGATTAGTTATTTGAGATGATAATCTATTTTGATTATCAGTTCTTCTATGAAATAGCATTTCCCCTTGAATATGTATATACTGTTCATATGTTTAGTGAGCAAAAAGTCCATATATGCTGAGTGGAAAACCaattatcaaatgatttttcatgTTTACACAAATTAGATAATACAATACAAAACCATGACTTTGAATTTTGATACAGCTTCCTCTCAGTGGCCATTCTTTAACTCATTCTTTAACACAGAGAAGAGTTTATCTTTGAGGAAATA includes these proteins:
- the LOC109730132 gene encoding uncharacterized protein LOC109730132; translation: MGRAGGEAGEARPPLSAPPAALGVPAARRAPPPLPPHAERRRRDVPPRPAPPRRSLGRPRTPGRRAGGGRGWEGAGSATPPPSSLRSRTRAPRASWPPRPGGGAEPPTRTPSEDRAAAESAGRCETQEPGSEQDGDGDPATPGDSESRGSAALQDSEEERGGGETRERVDTHARSQWWGQVTPHFLSCSFPSPSAHSVPQCLQGLGARATPHLSLPQEGAVPFHPPAAPQNPRSESPHRRVPSTQPLSPPASALKHSQGGWSFFRNFEES